From a region of the Lactuca sativa cultivar Salinas chromosome 4, Lsat_Salinas_v11, whole genome shotgun sequence genome:
- the LOC111889830 gene encoding uncharacterized protein LOC111889830, giving the protein MGKLICDSTTSSPVIPWKDPTAAPPSIDTIAAVDLSEEMLGATTTTWDDVSGLEDQQKRHLQRLHAKGVLWKHPGNKILNQCQEDDSTSPAAVVFRLSHGGDVEADGNCLFTASQKAMGLTEINAKDLRRRTVRRFLEDLGSESGVQRENIDAAIKHMYVPDLRSGWGIHVVQEVKFLAKKTDRESLDSAIEELVNLGMQRELGAESIYKDRCIGVENGENWAKYMSISGSPDDEYDIITLQYTEEGLLSVDENREGHAAAFGDDIAIESLATEFKREIYVVQAHGSDAMVDEDNCVFFLPHRPRSEICGPPFFLFMKGTGWCGAGGDHYEPLIAHSSSVVSHSHEKVALVL; this is encoded by the exons ATGGGGAAGCTCATATGTGATTCAACCACTTCTTCTCCGGTAATCCCATGGAAAGATCCAACTGCAGCTCCACCATCCATCGATACCATCGCCGCCGTCGATTTATCAGAGGAGATGCTCGGCGCCACCACCACGACCTGGGATGACGTGTCGGGGTTAGAAGACCAGCAGAAAAGGCACCTACAGAGGCTTCACGCCAAGGGAGTCCTTTGGAAACATCCAGGGAATAAAATCCTTAATCAATGTCAAGAAGACGATTCTACTTCGCCAGCGGCGGTGGTTTTCAGGCTGAGTCACGGCGGAGATGTCGAGGCGGATGGAAATTGTTTGTTTACTGCATCGCAAAAGGCGATGGGGCTGACGGAGATCAACGCCAAAGATCTACGGAGGCGGACGGTGAGAAGGTTCTTGGAAGATCTTGGATCTGAGAGTGGGGTGCAGAGAGAAAACATAGACGCGGCGATTAAGCATATGTATGTGCCAGATCTAAGATCTGGTTGGGGTATACACGTGGTTCAAGAGGTGAAATTTCTTGCGAAGAAGACAGATCGTGAATCTCTAGATTCAGCTATCGAGGAGCTCGTTAATCTCGGTATGCAGAG GGAATTGGGTGCGGAATCTATTTATAAAGATAGATGCATTGGTGTAGAGAATGGTGAAAACTGGGCCAAGTATATGTCGATATCTGGATCTCCAGATGATGAGTATGACATCATCACTTTGCAATACACAGAGGAAGGTTTATTAAGTGTAGATGAGAACAGAGAAGGACACGCTGCAGCTTTTGGTGATGATATAGCAATTGAATCTCTTGCTACTGAATTCAAAAGAGAAATTTATGTG GTGCAAGCACATGGATCAGACGCCATGGTTGATGAAGATAATTGTGTGTTTTTCCTGCCACATCGTCCTAGAAGTGAAATATGCGGACCTCCCTTTTTTCTCTTCATGAAAGGAACAG GTTGGTGTGGAGCTGGTGGTGATCACTATGAGCCCTTAATTGCTCATTCATCTTCTGTGGTATCTCATTCCCATGAGAAAGTTGCATTGGTGCTGTGA
- the LOC111889825 gene encoding uncharacterized protein LOC111889825, whose protein sequence is MSGVSLAVAPRSDPDETFTTSTADSKTQHHRQQEQTVVGGIMGSLRVIELQLVAFIMVFSASGLVPLFDLAFPVFTTIYLLLLSRLAFPGSTSTASKEIFQGNRVFRAYVIFGTTVGLFLPLAYVLGGFARGDEHAVQSATPHLFLLSCQILTENIISGLSLFSPPVRALVPMLYTVRRIFVILDWVQDVWLNKTLSPNAQIQDVAWFWFGRGLAVANLGYFSINMFVFLIPRFLPKAFDQYFRERNEIQRKIGEDKQFAGVRRDKKSD, encoded by the exons ATGTCGGGTGTATCCCTCGCGGTGGCTCCTCGATCCGATCCCGATGAAACCTTCACCACGAGCACGGCCGACTCGAAAACCCAGCACCACCGTCAGCAAGAACAGACGGTGGTGGGTGGCATAATGGGGTCCCTTCGTGTGATTGAACTCCAATTGGTAGCTTTCATTATGGTGTTCTCAGCCAGTGGTCTGGTCCCACTTTTTGACCTTGCCTTCCCGGTTTTCACCACCATCTACCTCCTCCTCTTATCACGGCTAGCTTTTCCCGGTTCCACCAGCACCGCTTCTAAAGAAATATTCCAAGGAAACCGGGTGTTCCGAGCATACGTAATATTCGGTACCACAGTTGGATTGTTTTTACCATTGGCTTATGTTCTAGGCGGATTTGCAAGGGGAGACGAACATGCTGTCCAGTCAGCAACACCTCACTTGTTTCTTCTTTCATGTCAGATACTCACCGAAAACATCATAAGTGGCTTATCTTTGTTTTCACCTCCGGTAAGAGCTTTAGTACCAATGTTGTATACTGTTAGAAGGATCTTTGTTATCTTGGATTGGGTTCAAGATGTGTGGCTTAACAAGACCCTCTCTCCAAATGCCCAAATCCag GATGTAGCATGGTTTTGGTTTGGAAGGGGTTTAGCTGTGGCAAATCTTGGATATTTTTCGATCAATATGTTTGTGTTTTTGATTCCGAGGTTCCTTCCAAAAGCATTCGATCAATACTTCAGGGAAAGAAATGAAATCCAAAGAAAGATCGGAGAAGACAAACAGTTTGCGGGTGTGCGTCGAGATAAAAAGTCCGATTAA